A single region of the Triticum dicoccoides isolate Atlit2015 ecotype Zavitan chromosome 2B, WEW_v2.0, whole genome shotgun sequence genome encodes:
- the LOC119362414 gene encoding CBL-interacting protein kinase 29-like, with translation MPSASSAVPSAVAPGDESQSLAAPKVLLGRYELGGLLGRGASAKVYRARDLLTGRDVAIKSFPNPRSGARDGEGSAGSAAIEREAAILARLRHRHVVRLHEILGTRKKVHFVLDLAAGGELFSLVDSDGRMTEDLARHYFRQLVSAVRYCHSRGVYHRDIKPENLLLDGDGDLKVADFGLGAVADESLHHTLCGTPAYVAPEILSKQGYHPAKVDIWSCGVVLFVLAAGYLPFNDASLINMYRKIYAGRFRCPNWFSPALRHLLRRILDPNPGTRIDTDGIMEHPWFRHGASGDGELEKLMRGHEEEAWFETEFKEDMARDMTAFDILAFSPGSDLSGLFGAGPGTERVFVGEPAAAVLARVEDAGKKQGHRVRREGKSGAGPVYLEAEAGDIVAKVTVFRIADTVSVVEVVKGHGPEAAAFWNDWLEPAVKPQAV, from the coding sequence ATGCCGTCCGCCTCCAGCGCCGTCCCATCCGCCGTGGCGCCGGGAGACGAATCCCAATCCCTCGCCGCCCCGAAGGTCCTGCTCGGGAGGTACGAGCTGGGCGGGCTCCTCGGCCGCGGCGCCTCCGCCAAGGTGTACCGGGCCAGGGACCTCCTCACGGGCAGGGACGTGGCCATCAAGTCCTTCCCCAACCCGCGGTCCGGCGCGCGCGACGGCGAGGGCTCCGCCGGGTCCGCCGCCATTGAGCGGGAGGCGGCCATCCTCGCCCGCCTGCGCCACCGCCACGTGGTGAGATTGCACGAGATACTGGGGACGCGCAAGAAGGTCCACTTCGTCCTCGATCTCGCCGCCGGCGGGGAGCTGTTCTCGCTCGTCGACTCCGACGGCCGCATGACGGAGGACCTCGCGCGGCATTACTTCCGCCAGCTCGTGTCCGCCGTCCGGTACTGCCACTCCCGCGGCGTGTACCACCGCGACATCAAGCCGGAGAACCTGCTGCtcgacggcgacggcgacctcAAGGTCGCCGACTTCGGGCTCGGCGCCGTCGCGGACGAGAGCCTCCACCACACCCTCTGCGGCACCCCGGCCTACGTCGCGCCGGAGATCCTCTCGAAGCAGGGGTACCACCCGGCCAAGGTCGACATCTGGTCCTGCGGCGTGGTGCTCTTCGTCCTCGCCGCCGGCTACCTCCCCTTCAACGACGCCAGCCTCATCAACATGTACCGCAAGATCTACGCCGGCCGGTTCCGGTGCCCGAACTGGTTCTCGCCGGCGCTCCGCCACCTGCTACGCCGCATCCTCGACCCCAACCCGGGCACGCGCATCGACACGGACGGCATCATGGAGCACCCCTGGTTCCGCCACGGCGCGAGCGGCGACGGCGAGCTGGAGAAGCTGATGCGCGGGCACGAGGAGGAGGCGTGGTTCGAGACGGAGTTCAAGGAGGACATGGCGCGGGACATGACCGCGTTCGACATCCTGGCCTTCTCGCCCGGCTCGGACCTCTCCGGGCTGTTCGGCGCCGGGCCGGGCACGGAGCGGGTGTTCGTCGGCGAGCCCGCCGCGGCCGTGCTGGCCCGGGTCGAGGACGCCGGGAAAAAGCAGGGGCACCGCGTGAGGAGGGAAGGAAAGAGCGGCGCCGGGCCGGTGTACCTGGAGGCTGAGGCCGGCGACATTGTCGCCAAGGTGACCGTGTTCCGGATCGCCGACACCGTGTCCGTGGTCGAGGTCGTGAAGGGCCACGGCCCGGAGGCCGCGGCGTTCTGGAACGACTGGCTCGAGCCGGCCGTGAAGCCTCAGGCAGTGTGA